From Demequina lutea, a single genomic window includes:
- the hisI gene encoding phosphoribosyl-AMP cyclohydrolase, with the protein MRLAQEIAQQLKRNEAGLVCAVVQEASTGRVLMVAWMSDDALAETLATGRGVYWSRSRNEIWRKGDTSGHVQRVLSAEIDCDGDAILLQVEQDGPACHTGTHSCFDAGGALPVVVGGAS; encoded by the coding sequence ATGCGTCTGGCTCAAGAGATCGCCCAACAACTCAAGCGCAATGAGGCGGGGCTCGTGTGTGCCGTCGTTCAAGAGGCGTCCACCGGTCGTGTGCTCATGGTGGCGTGGATGAGCGACGACGCCCTTGCCGAGACGCTCGCTACGGGGCGCGGTGTGTACTGGAGCCGCAGTAGGAACGAGATCTGGCGCAAGGGAGACACCTCAGGGCACGTGCAACGAGTCTTGAGCGCCGAGATCGATTGCGATGGCGACGCCATCCTGCTCCAGGTCGAGCAAGATGGCCCCGCGTGCCATACCGGAACGCACTCATGCTTTGACGCGGGCGGAGCGTTGCCTGTCGTCGTTGGCGGCGCGTCGTGA
- a CDS encoding ABC transporter ATP-binding protein → MTPIDLEADERGDFVKRIGLGETLRRGLAISPELRKGLGVTIALAAVAASARATIPYLTQRVTDEGLLAPGGVDLTIVHQLVAGGAVVVLISMLVEWRVRRRMVIAAEAGLATLRKRAFDNVHKLSVLTQNSEQRGRYVSRVTGDVDTMRDLMQWTGAGMMVAAFESTVVLIVMAVYSWQLALVVVGCYVPLLAVTMRFQPAISRAFGDIRARMADLLGRTSEQLVGVATIRSYGVQARMRQRLRDEIDGIAKRERRAAWLASSSFSMTAFGQSFATGAALVVGTALGVRGTLSVGTVAAFALLVYMFSSPLMWIVEMLAEMQRALVGWQRVIELVDAEATVADPDSPVALPAGTLDLTVEGIRLTYEGDEEVLKGITFTVPAGKRLAIVGQTGSGKTSLARLMSRFFDPTEGRIALSGIDVRDVAFAELRDRLAVVPQEGFLFEGTISDNLRYSLPAASDEDLHAAGQEAFEALGLHTWLEGTSHGLDTAVGTRGELLSAGERQLVSIARAYLTDPDVLILDEATSAVDPSTEVRISRALEALMKGRTAVVIAHRLSTAERADFVAVMDNGELVEFGSHTELVRAGGTYERLHRAWVSQTRD, encoded by the coding sequence ATGACCCCGATTGATCTGGAGGCCGACGAACGCGGCGACTTTGTGAAGCGCATCGGCCTGGGCGAGACCCTGCGACGCGGGCTTGCCATCTCGCCGGAGCTGCGCAAGGGGCTGGGCGTGACGATCGCGCTCGCCGCGGTAGCCGCGTCGGCACGGGCGACCATTCCCTACCTCACCCAGCGCGTGACCGACGAGGGCCTCTTGGCGCCTGGCGGCGTGGACCTCACGATCGTTCATCAGCTGGTCGCCGGCGGCGCGGTCGTCGTGCTGATCTCGATGCTCGTCGAGTGGCGAGTGCGAAGGCGCATGGTGATCGCCGCGGAAGCTGGCCTCGCGACGCTCCGCAAGCGTGCATTCGATAACGTGCACAAGCTCTCCGTGCTCACGCAGAACTCGGAGCAGCGCGGGCGGTACGTGTCGAGGGTGACGGGCGACGTCGACACGATGAGGGACCTCATGCAGTGGACAGGCGCGGGCATGATGGTGGCCGCGTTCGAGTCGACCGTCGTTCTCATCGTGATGGCGGTCTATTCGTGGCAACTCGCGCTCGTCGTCGTGGGTTGTTATGTGCCCCTGCTCGCGGTCACGATGCGGTTCCAGCCTGCGATTTCGCGCGCCTTTGGCGACATCAGGGCGAGGATGGCTGATCTCTTGGGACGCACGTCCGAGCAACTCGTTGGCGTGGCGACCATTCGGTCATACGGCGTTCAGGCGCGCATGCGTCAGCGGTTGAGGGATGAGATCGACGGCATCGCCAAGCGCGAACGTCGCGCGGCGTGGCTCGCGTCGTCGAGCTTCTCGATGACGGCATTCGGGCAGTCGTTCGCGACGGGTGCGGCGCTCGTCGTCGGCACGGCACTTGGTGTGAGGGGCACACTGTCGGTGGGCACTGTGGCCGCGTTCGCTCTGCTCGTCTACATGTTCTCGAGTCCGCTCATGTGGATCGTCGAGATGCTCGCCGAGATGCAGCGCGCGCTCGTTGGCTGGCAGCGCGTGATCGAGCTCGTGGACGCCGAGGCGACGGTCGCCGATCCGGACTCGCCCGTGGCGTTGCCAGCGGGCACGTTGGACCTCACGGTCGAGGGCATCAGGCTCACGTATGAGGGCGACGAAGAGGTGCTCAAGGGCATCACCTTCACGGTGCCCGCGGGCAAACGGCTGGCGATCGTGGGGCAAACGGGTTCCGGCAAGACGTCTCTCGCGAGGCTCATGTCTCGGTTCTTCGACCCGACCGAGGGTCGCATCGCGCTCTCAGGCATCGACGTGCGAGATGTGGCCTTCGCGGAGCTGAGGGACCGCCTGGCGGTCGTTCCGCAAGAGGGCTTCCTCTTTGAGGGCACCATTTCGGACAACCTCCGTTACTCCCTGCCAGCCGCGTCGGACGAAGACCTGCACGCGGCCGGTCAGGAAGCGTTCGAGGCGCTCGGCCTCCATACGTGGCTCGAGGGCACGAGCCACGGACTCGACACGGCGGTCGGCACGAGGGGCGAGCTTCTCAGCGCGGGGGAGAGGCAGCTTGTCAGCATCGCCCGCGCTTACCTGACGGACCCCGACGTTCTCATCCTCGACGAGGCCACCTCTGCGGTGGACCCGTCGACGGAGGTTCGCATCTCGCGTGCCCTCGAGGCCTTGATGAAGGGCCGCACCGCCGTGGTGATTGCTCACCGTCTTTCGACGGCGGAACGTGCCGACTTTGTCGCTGTGATGGACAACGGTGAGCTGGTCGAGTTCGGGTCTCACACCGAGTTGGTGCGCGCGGGCGGCACCTACGAGCGGCTTCACCGCGCCTGGGTGTCGCAGACCCGCGATTGA